GCAAAGCTGTTCGCGGCGCGCACCGGCGTGACCTTCAGCCAGATCGGAGGTGCGGGCGCGGATGCGGGGTTCAAGGCGGCCGAGGAGCGCCGGGTGAACTTCGGTGGCGTGGCACGCGAACTGACGCCCGAGGAAAAAGCCAAAGTTGCCGGCACAGCGGTCATCGGGTACGACGCCATGGGAGTGTTCGTCAACGACAAGAATCCGGTCAAGGCATTGACCCGCGCGCAACTGAAGGAGATCTTCACCGGGCGGACCACGAACTGGAAGACGTTCGGCGGAGCCGACGCGCCGATTACCGTGTATAGCGAAAAACTCTCGGGCGGCCGCGCGACCGTAAAGGCGTTCAAAGACATGGTGCTCGGAAGCGATAAGTACGGCCCGGTCAAGGAACTGGAAGACGCGACCGACTGCGTCAAGGACGTGGCCGCGGATGCGAACGGGATTGCCGCATCGTCCATGTCTTTCGCAATGGCCGGAGTGAGGGCGCTGGCATTGGATGGGGCGCCTCCGACGACGGCGGCGGTGCAGAATGGAACCTACCCGCTGAAGCGCCCGCTGATCCTGGTCACGAAAGATCCGCCGGCTGGGGAGGTGAAAGCATTCCTGGATTTCATGCTCACCCCGGAAGCGCAGGCGATCGTGGCGAAAAACTTTGTCGCGGCCAAGTAAGACGTCGCAACCTTGGCAAGAAAAAAGCGGCACGAGGTTCGCTCGCGCCGCTTGAATCAGGAGGATCGACGATGATCAGTATTAGGCCGGGACCATGGACTCGAGAGCCGAACGGTCGTGAATAATAAAGGTGGCGCCATTTTGTTCGATCAAGTGGCGCTTCTTGAATGCCGCCAGGGTCCGGGTAACGGTTTCGCGAGATGACCCAATCATCTGCGCCATCTCTTCGTGGGTGAGACCCAGTTTCATGCGGCCCGGTTGCCGGGGAGTGCTGTTCTTATCGAGGTTATCCACCAGGAATTTTGCCAGCTTGCCGCTGGCAGATTCCGCCAGCATCAGGTTGCGGACTTCGCGGCAGGTAAAGCTGTATTCTTTGCTCAGGCTCTCCGCCAGCCATAGCGCCAGGTCATTGTGGTTCTGCATGAGTCTTAACACGTCGGCGCGCTTGAGAAAGGCGATCTCGGATCCTTCCAGGGTTTCCGCCGTGGCTTCGTAGGCGTTGCCGGAAACGCATGCGCTGACGCCCAGCACGTCTCCCGCTTCCGCGATGCGCAGGATCAGGGTGCGCCCATCGCGCGAACTGACGGAAAGCTTCACCCGCCCGCGCAGGACGACGAACACGCCACGCGGCGCCTGTCCTTCAACAAAGAGAACGGCGTCGCTGGGATAGCTGGTCGTGAATTCCAGAGCTTCCAATTCCCGGACCAGCGCGGGAGACATGTCTTCGAAAACATCACCGAAGGTCGTGTTGCTGTGAACGGTTGCGATTGCGGTTGCCATGGTTGCCATCCCTCTCGCCATGGGATAGGGCAATCCGGCGGCCATTTCATTGGGCGCGGGACCGAATTGTGGAAGTCGCCATTAACCAGCTGAAAATACTGGGCCTTAGCGAATCCTGGGCGGAGTATTTGCCGGAACCGGACATCACAACCGGGTGGGTTATTTCGCACAGTGCTGTGTGATCTGGAGCACCGGGGGATGTAACAGGATTTATTTCTCGTCCAGCAGAGACCGCATCTTCGCGCCCAGGGCTTCGGCGGTGAAAGGTTTCGCCAGCAACGCCGTGCCGGCGCCAATTTCGCCGTATTGGGAGATCACGTCGCCGGAATAGCCTGACATGAGCAGCGTTCTCATCTTGGGTCGCAAGGCGACGACATGGTCCCGCAACGTCAACCCATTCATCTCGGGCATGACAACGTCGGTCACTAGCAGATGAATTTCGCGGTTGCTTCGCGCTATCTCGAGAGCGGCTTCCGCCGTGTCGGCGACCTGGACGGTGTAGCCCATGTCGCGCATCATCTCCGTTGTTACCTTCCGCAGCAGGGCGTGGTCCTCCACCAGCAGAACGGTTTCGCTGCCGCGGGACTTGGCGGCCGGGCGGCGCGTCGTGGCGGTTTCGGTACGATCGTAAACCCGCGGAAAGTAGATCTTAAAAGTCGTCCCCGTTCCCGGTTCGCTGTACAGCCAGATGTGACCGCCGCTCTGTTGGACGATGCCGTAGACGCTGGCCAGGCCTAGGCCGGTTCCCTTCTCCGGGGCCTTGGTGGTGAAGAACGGCTCGAAGACGCGGGCCTGGGTCGCTGCATCCATGCCCTTGCCGGTGTCAATCACGCTGAGGACGACATATTCTCCTGGCTGCACGCCGGCGTGGGTTTTGCCGTAGTTCTCATCCAGGTGTGCATTGGCCGACGCGATCCGAATCTCGCCGCCATTCGGCATGGCATCGCGGGCGTTGATGACGAGGTTCAAGAGCACCTGCTCGATCTGAGTGCGGTCCAGCCTCACGCGGCCCAACTCGGGATCGAGTTCGCTGCGCAGCCGAACGTCCTCGCCGAGGACGCGCAAAAGAATTTTCTCGGTCTCCCGGACTACCGCGTTGAGATCGAGAACCGTGGGCTGCAACACCTGCCGGCGGCTGATCGCCAACAGCTCGCGCGTTAAGGTGCCTGCGCTCGCGGCAGCCTGCAGAATGCCCTCGGCGCGTTCCCGGTTGGGACTTGAGGGTTCCAGGTCGGTCTGCATCATGAAGGCATAGCCGGTAATCACACCCAGCAAGTTGTTGAAGTCATGTGCGACGCCGCCGGCAAGGTGTGCGACGGCCTCGAGCCGCTGCGCTTTCTGAAATTGATCCTCGAGCTTGCGCCGGTCGGTGATGTCCTCGGCAACCACGTCCAAATATTCCGGACCGAAATCATCGCTACCGCGGCGGCCGGAGAGCCGCACGAACAGCGGGCTGCCGTCCTTGCGCTTCCACTCCACTTCCACGCCCTGGAAGTGCCGCTCTCGGCGAGCCAGTTCCAAGTGGGCGACGCGGTCGGCGGGGTTGCGATAGACATCATTGCCGATGCTCAGGCGCAGTAATTCGTGCTCGCGTTCGTAGCCGAGCATGTGCATCAGAGCAGGGTTGACCGCCAGGAACTGATCGTCCTCGACACCGGCGCGGTAAATTCCGTAAGGCGCATTTTCGACCAGGGAGCGGTACGCCTTTTCCTTTTCCAGCCGCCGGTTCAGCTTCCACAGCGCCTCCTCGCGCTCTTTGCGCTCGGTGACGTCGCGGATGGCGGCGATCACCATCGAGCTTCCGCTCGCCGTCAACGGGCTCAAGCTGATCTCGACCGGGAACTCGGTGTCGTCTTTGCGCAATCCATACAGGTCGAGCCCGGTCCCCATGGGCCGAACCCGGGCATTGTCATGGAAAGAGGCCCGGTGGTGTGGATGATTGCGGCGGAAACGCTCAGGAATCAGGATCTCGATCGGCTGGCCGGTCAACTCCGTGGCCGAGTACCCGAACAGTTTTTCGGTTTGTGCATTCGCGAGAATGATTCGCCCGCCGTCGTCAACAATGGCGACAGCGTCGGGAATTGCGTCGACAAAGGCCACGAAATTTGTTTCAAATTCAAAGGCGAGCCGCTTCATAGGGACTCAGGCGAGCAAAGGTAGCCAAGATTGTAAACCTAAAGGTCAACAATTGATATTCGTGTCCAGCCGATTAGCGGCGGCCCAGTGGGGACAGGTTTTGAGCGGCCGGAGGCAGTCCGAAGCACGCCGGGGCGGAAGTCACTTTTCGCGGCGAAGAAGCCGATCCAGACGCTGCATGGCCGTTTCCAGGCGCTGGGAATTGGAGAGCACAGGCGCGAAGATGTCGCCCAGGTGGTGGAAACGGGCGCGAACGTTGGCCAGCGTGAAATCCAGAGGAGAAAGCCCAGCCTTCACCTCGGCCCAGCGCAATGGAGTCGCGACCGGCGCCAGGTTGTGTGCCCGCAGAACGTAAGGCGCGGAGATGGTTTTGCCCCAGGAGATCTGCAGGTAATCAAAATAGACTTTTCCTTTTTCGCGTTGCGTGACCGCGCGCGGGGTGGTGAATAACTCGGGACGTTCGGCGATCACCATGCGCGCAATGATTTCGGCAAACGTGCGCACCTGCTCGTAGGTATAAATGGGCGCGATGGGAACGTAGACATGCATGCCATCTCCGCCGGTGGTTTTGGGATAGCCCTGCAGTTCAATTTCCTCCAGCTTTCGGCGAACCAGTTGCGCCGCCTCCACGATGCGATCGAAGCCGCAGTGGTAGGGATCAAGATCAAGCACGATGAAATCCGGACAATCCAGGGATCCCGCGCGGCTGAACCACGGGTTCTGGTCGATGCAGCCGAGATTGGCCAGATACAGGAGCGTAGCGTGATCGTCGCAAATCACGAATCGCTTGGGCGGCGCGTTCTCTTCGGCGGCGATTTTTTCGGTGCGCAGCCATGACGGGAACGAGGCCGGCGCGTCTTTCTGAAAGAAATATTCACCGTCGATGCCGTTGGGATACCGCTTCAGCGAGAGTGGCCTGCCGGCAAGGTGCGGCACCAGCAATGGCGCGACGTCGGAGTAGTAGTTGATGACGTCGCGCTTGGTGTAGCCATCGGCAGGGTAGAACACCTTCTTGAGATTGGTGAATTTCAGCTGCCGACCGTCGATCGTGGCGATGAATTCCGCCTTGCCCGCGGGCAGCAGCTTGGCGTCATTGGCTGGCGGGTTTGACGGCTCCTGACCAGATTCGCGCACGCAGTCGCGCGCTTCCAGGTCAGGCCGCATGCCGGCGAAAACCGGAGCCCGCAGATGATTGTCGGCGCCCCAACCGGTGTAGCGCACCGAGCACACCAGGCGCGGCAAAAGCCATGTTACTTCCCCGACATCGGGAGAAAGCGCGAGCTGGCTTTTCTTGCTTAACAGCGGCTGCAGTTGGGAGTGGATCTCGGCCAGCGATTTTTCTGTGAACCCGGTGCCGACATTGCCGGCCCAGGTCAGCGAGTCGTTGTCGTAGCAGCCCAGGACCAGCGAGGAGAACGGTTTTCGCCGGCCAACGGTGTAGCCGCAAATCACAAACTCGCTCTGCGTATCGAATTTCACTTTGACCCAGCAGCGGCTGCGGCCCGGCTCGTACTTGCTGTCGAGGCGCTTGGCAACCACGCCTTCCAGGCTGTGCTCGCGAGCAGCCTGCAGCACATCTTTGCCGGCGCCGGAAAAACACTCCGACAGGCGCAGATGCGGCCCCGTCCGCACCACGCTGCGCAACAATTTCTGACGCTCGCTGAGCGCGACATCGCGAAGATCGTATCCGTTGATATAGAGAAGATCGAAGGCAACCAGTGATACCGGCGCGCGATTCCGCGTTTCGACGGGCACGAAGCCGGTTCTTTGCTGCATCAGGCTGAAATTCGGCCGGCCGTCAGCTTCGAAGGCAACAATCTCGCAGTCAATGATGGCTGTATCGGCGGAGATGGACGCTGTCAATTCCTGCAGTTCGGGGAAATGTCCGTTCAGCAGGTGACCATTCCGCGACACAATTCGCAGCTTGCCCGCGGAGAAAAAGCACAGGCCGCGAAACCCGTCCCACTTGATCTCGTAGGCCCATTCACTCCCCTCAGGCAACGTCCGATCGAGAGTAGCCAGCATGGGTTCAATGCGATCCGGCATCGGCGCCGGCTTCGCTCCCACAACTTCCGGCAGATCCGCGATGCCCCCACGCACCGGTTCCAGATGATCTTCGGCATCCCACCCCACTTGCGCCGCGAAGTCCGGCTTCTTCAGCAGCAGCCACTCGTTCTTCTTGCTGTTCTTGATCCGCACCAGGGCGAAGTTGCCCATGAGCTTGTTGCCATGCAGTTGAAACTTGAAGTCGCCGCGCTCCAGTTGCTGCTCCGCATTCTGCTCGCCTAGCAGTTCGAACGTCCCCCGGTCCCACACTGTAACGACTCCGGCGCCGTAATTCCCTGCCGGAATAGTTCCCTCAAAATCGCCGTACTCCAGGGGGTGATCCTCGACGTGAACCGCCAGGCGCTTCTCCTTGGGGTCGAGCGTCGGGCCCTTGGGCACAGCCCACGACTTCAGAGCGCCGCCAATTTCCAGCCGCAAGTCGTAATGGAGCCGTCTCGAGGCATGACGGTGCACCACGAAACGGCTGGCGGCTGGTCCGGGCGTCCGGCCCTGGGGTTCGGGGGTCCGGGCAAAGTCGCGCTTACGGGAGTAGTCCTTCAGGGTCATAGGTGACTTGGAAATCCGCTGATTCCATGATACTTCTATTATCCCTTTCTCCCCCGAACGCTCTGGCGAGGTGAAGGATGGCATCCACTGTATGGAAGGGGCACCTCACGTTTGGATTGGTGTCTCTACCGGTAAAACTGTTCAGCGCTGCGCGCAGCGAGACGGTCAGTTTCAATCAACTGCACGCGGCTGATCACTCCCGCGTGAAGCAGGTCCTGTACTGCCAGGCCGAAGACAAGCCGGTTGCGCGCAACGAACTCGTGAAGGGTTACGAGTACGAAAAGGACAAGTATGTCGTCGTCAGCGAGGACGACATCAAAAAGGCGGCGCCGCCTTCCTCGCGCACCATGGAAATCCTGGAGTTCGTGAAGACCGAGCAGGTCGACACGGTGTACTACGAAAGCTCGTACTACATGGCGCCCGATGATGCCGGCGAGAAGCCGTACGCGCTGCTGTTTGAGGCGCTGCGACGCTCGGGATACGTCGGCATCGCGAAGATTGCGATGCACAACCGCGAGCACATCGTGATCCTGCGCCCCGGTCATCGCGGTCTCCTGCTGCACACCATGTATTACGAAGATGAAGTGCGCAAGGTGGAAGAATTCCGCACCGACGCGGGCTTGGTTAAAGACAAGGAACTTGAGCTGGCAATGACGCTGATCAATTCCCTCGCCGCCGATTTTGAGCCTGCCAAGTACAAGGATTCGTACCGCGAAAACCTGATGGCGATGATCAAAGCCAAGGTCGAAGGGCGGCAGGTGGTCGAGGCCCCGGCGGCACAGCAACTGGCGCCGGTGATTGACATCATGGAAGCGCTCAAGGCGAGCCTGGCCGCGGCCAAGAAGCCGGTGCGTTCGGTGGCCGCGGGAGAATCATCGTCTGCTTCTGAAAGTCGTTCGGAAAAGTCGAGGAAGGGCCGGAAATCCGCTGCCGGAGCCTGAGGTGATGTCATGAGCAATCACGATCAGTGGCTGGAGCAACAGGGCGGCGTTTACGACCAGCTGCCATCATGCCGCAAGTGTGGCTACGAATTGTGCGAGCACCTGCTATGCCGTCATTGTGACGGTTGCTTTGCCTGCGAAGAGGAAGAAGAGCAGGTTGCCAAGAAACCGCCGGTATCGATTCCGAGGCGCTCAGACCAGCGCAAGACCGGATAAAGCCGTTTCACC
The Terriglobales bacterium DNA segment above includes these coding regions:
- a CDS encoding PAS domain S-box protein: MKRLAFEFETNFVAFVDAIPDAVAIVDDGGRIILANAQTEKLFGYSATELTGQPIEILIPERFRRNHPHHRASFHDNARVRPMGTGLDLYGLRKDDTEFPVEISLSPLTASGSSMVIAAIRDVTERKEREEALWKLNRRLEKEKAYRSLVENAPYGIYRAGVEDDQFLAVNPALMHMLGYEREHELLRLSIGNDVYRNPADRVAHLELARRERHFQGVEVEWKRKDGSPLFVRLSGRRGSDDFGPEYLDVVAEDITDRRKLEDQFQKAQRLEAVAHLAGGVAHDFNNLLGVITGYAFMMQTDLEPSSPNRERAEGILQAAASAGTLTRELLAISRRQVLQPTVLDLNAVVRETEKILLRVLGEDVRLRSELDPELGRVRLDRTQIEQVLLNLVINARDAMPNGGEIRIASANAHLDENYGKTHAGVQPGEYVVLSVIDTGKGMDAATQARVFEPFFTTKAPEKGTGLGLASVYGIVQQSGGHIWLYSEPGTGTTFKIYFPRVYDRTETATTRRPAAKSRGSETVLLVEDHALLRKVTTEMMRDMGYTVQVADTAEAALEIARSNREIHLLVTDVVMPEMNGLTLRDHVVALRPKMRTLLMSGYSGDVISQYGEIGAGTALLAKPFTAEALGAKMRSLLDEK
- a CDS encoding Crp/Fnr family transcriptional regulator, whose protein sequence is MATAIATVHSNTTFGDVFEDMSPALVRELEALEFTTSYPSDAVLFVEGQAPRGVFVVLRGRVKLSVSSRDGRTLILRIAEAGDVLGVSACVSGNAYEATAETLEGSEIAFLKRADVLRLMQNHNDLALWLAESLSKEYSFTCREVRNLMLAESASGKLAKFLVDNLDKNSTPRQPGRMKLGLTHEEMAQMIGSSRETVTRTLAAFKKRHLIEQNGATFIIHDRSALESMVPA
- the ligD gene encoding DNA ligase D; amino-acid sequence: MTLKDYSRKRDFARTPEPQGRTPGPAASRFVVHRHASRRLHYDLRLEIGGALKSWAVPKGPTLDPKEKRLAVHVEDHPLEYGDFEGTIPAGNYGAGVVTVWDRGTFELLGEQNAEQQLERGDFKFQLHGNKLMGNFALVRIKNSKKNEWLLLKKPDFAAQVGWDAEDHLEPVRGGIADLPEVVGAKPAPMPDRIEPMLATLDRTLPEGSEWAYEIKWDGFRGLCFFSAGKLRIVSRNGHLLNGHFPELQELTASISADTAIIDCEIVAFEADGRPNFSLMQQRTGFVPVETRNRAPVSLVAFDLLYINGYDLRDVALSERQKLLRSVVRTGPHLRLSECFSGAGKDVLQAAREHSLEGVVAKRLDSKYEPGRSRCWVKVKFDTQSEFVICGYTVGRRKPFSSLVLGCYDNDSLTWAGNVGTGFTEKSLAEIHSQLQPLLSKKSQLALSPDVGEVTWLLPRLVCSVRYTGWGADNHLRAPVFAGMRPDLEARDCVRESGQEPSNPPANDAKLLPAGKAEFIATIDGRQLKFTNLKKVFYPADGYTKRDVINYYSDVAPLLVPHLAGRPLSLKRYPNGIDGEYFFQKDAPASFPSWLRTEKIAAEENAPPKRFVICDDHATLLYLANLGCIDQNPWFSRAGSLDCPDFIVLDLDPYHCGFDRIVEAAQLVRRKLEEIELQGYPKTTGGDGMHVYVPIAPIYTYEQVRTFAEIIARMVIAERPELFTTPRAVTQREKGKVYFDYLQISWGKTISAPYVLRAHNLAPVATPLRWAEVKAGLSPLDFTLANVRARFHHLGDIFAPVLSNSQRLETAMQRLDRLLRREK
- a CDS encoding phosphate ABC transporter substrate-binding protein gives rise to the protein MSETRSDADKAGTRTLSYEGATTIGTKIMPEAAKLFAARTGVTFSQIGGAGADAGFKAAEERRVNFGGVARELTPEEKAKVAGTAVIGYDAMGVFVNDKNPVKALTRAQLKEIFTGRTTNWKTFGGADAPITVYSEKLSGGRATVKAFKDMVLGSDKYGPVKELEDATDCVKDVAADANGIAASSMSFAMAGVRALALDGAPPTTAAVQNGTYPLKRPLILVTKDPPAGEVKAFLDFMLTPEAQAIVAKNFVAAK
- a CDS encoding Ku protein; the protein is MASTVWKGHLTFGLVSLPVKLFSAARSETVSFNQLHAADHSRVKQVLYCQAEDKPVARNELVKGYEYEKDKYVVVSEDDIKKAAPPSSRTMEILEFVKTEQVDTVYYESSYYMAPDDAGEKPYALLFEALRRSGYVGIAKIAMHNREHIVILRPGHRGLLLHTMYYEDEVRKVEEFRTDAGLVKDKELELAMTLINSLAADFEPAKYKDSYRENLMAMIKAKVEGRQVVEAPAAQQLAPVIDIMEALKASLAAAKKPVRSVAAGESSSASESRSEKSRKGRKSAAGA